From Legionellales bacterium, one genomic window encodes:
- a CDS encoding CopD family protein, whose protein sequence is MQWILAFHIIFVVCWFSGIFYLPRLFVYHAQTTDTIGRERFKVMERKLYYFTTPFAILATLFGILLITFNPQYYAHAAWFHLKMFLVMLLWVYHIICGYYLKQFALDQNRHTHVFYRVFNELPVIILFAAVILVVVKPVFA, encoded by the coding sequence ATGCAATGGATTTTAGCATTTCACATTATTTTTGTAGTTTGTTGGTTTAGCGGGATTTTTTATTTGCCTCGCTTATTCGTTTATCATGCGCAAACTACAGATACAATTGGTCGTGAACGTTTTAAAGTGATGGAGCGAAAATTATATTATTTCACCACTCCTTTTGCGATCCTCGCCACGTTGTTTGGAATACTACTCATCACCTTTAATCCTCAATATTATGCTCATGCCGCTTGGTTTCATCTTAAAATGTTTTTAGTGATGTTATTATGGGTGTACCACATTATTTGCGGTTATTATCTTAAACAATTTGCTCTCGATCAAAATCGTCATACCCATGTTTTTTATCGCGTCTTCAATGAGTTGCCAGTGATTATTTTATTTGCCGCGGTGATTCTAGTGGTGGTAAAACCTGTTTTTGCCTA
- the erpA gene encoding iron-sulfur cluster insertion protein ErpA, translating to MSTLTQEYQPAQEDLLIFTQNAARKVWQLIEDENNFDLKLRVFVTGGGCSGFQYGFTFDEVVNEDDTVIARNIDEEGGEGSGSKSVTLLIDPLSFQYLVGAEIDYKEDIEGSQFVIRNPNAQTTCGCGSSFSI from the coding sequence ATGAGCACGCTGACGCAAGAATATCAACCCGCACAAGAAGACTTGTTAATCTTCACCCAAAATGCTGCGCGCAAAGTGTGGCAGCTTATCGAAGATGAAAATAATTTCGATTTAAAACTGCGAGTGTTTGTCACTGGCGGCGGGTGCTCAGGATTTCAATATGGCTTTACCTTCGATGAAGTGGTGAATGAAGATGATACCGTCATTGCTCGAAATATTGATGAAGAGGGTGGCGAAGGTTCAGGTTCTAAATCGGTCACCTTGTTAATCGATCCGTTAAGTTTTCAATACTTAGTTGGTGCTGAAATTGACTACAAAGAAGATATCGAAGGCTCACAATTTGTCATCCGTAATCCTAATGCCCAAACAACTTGCGGTTGTGGTTCGTCATTTTCAATTTAA